Proteins encoded in a region of the Podarcis muralis chromosome 2, rPodMur119.hap1.1, whole genome shotgun sequence genome:
- the NKX2-5 gene encoding homeobox protein Nkx-2.5, with translation MFPSPVTTTPFSVKDILSLEQHPSGLAPMELSALGSPSSCMLATFKQEAYPADEGPIADSPVGLAKSNGAAFPSPFYAAKNYVEMDSAKVPKGDNKKELCALQKSLEQEKRDAEDPERPRQRKRRKPRVLFSQAQVYELERRFKQQKYLSAPERDHLANVLKLTSTQVKIWFQNRRYKCKRQRQDQSLEMVGIPPPRRIAVPVLVRDGKPCLGDSSPYSSPYNVSLNPYSYNSYPAYSNYSGAACSASYSCSYPGVQGVQPAAPGGNFMNFSVGDLNPVQTPIPQGNSALSTLHGIRAW, from the exons ATGTTCCCCAGCCCGGTGACCACGACGCCTTTCTCCGTCAAGGATATCCTGAGCCTGGAGCAACATCCCAGCGGCTTGGCGCCCATGGAGCTCTCGGCTCTGGGCTCGCCCTCGTCCTGCATGCTGGCCACCTTCAAGCAGGAGGCGTATCCGGCCGACGAAGGCCCGATCGCGGACAGCCCCGTCGGCCTCGCCAAAAGCAACGGCGCCGCTTTCCCCAGCCCCTTTTACGCGGCCAAAAACTACGTGGAAATGGACTCGGCCAAGGTGCCCAAAGGGGACAACAAGAAAG AGCTGTGCGCCCTCCAGAAATCCCTGGAGCAGGAGAAGCGGGACGCTGAGGATCCGGAGCGACCCCGGCAGAGGAAGCGGCGGAAACCCCGCGTGCTTTTCTCGCAGGCGCAAGTCTACGAGCTGGAGCGGCGCTTCAAGCAGCAGAAATACCTCTCTGCCCCGGAGAGAGACCACTTGGCCAACGTGCTGAAGCTCACCTCCACGCAGGTCAAGATCTGGTTCCAGAACCGGCGGTACAAATGCAAACGGCAGAGGCAGGACCAGAGCTTGGAGATGGTGGGCATCCCTCCTCCACGGAGGATCGCCGTGCCCGTCCTGGTCCGGGACGGCAAGCCTTGCCTGGGGGACTCGTCGCCCTACAGCTCCCCCTACAACGTCAGCCTCAACCCCTACAGCTACAACTCCTACCCGGCCTACAGCAACTACAGCGGCGCCGCCTGCAGCGCCAGCTACAGCTGCAGCTACCCGGGCGTGCAAGGCGTGCAGCCCGCGGCGCCCGGCGGCAACTTCATGAACTTCAGCGTGGGGGACTTGAACCCCGTGCAGACGCCCATCCCGCAAGGGAACAGCGCCCTCTCCACGTTGCACGGCATCCGGGCCTGGTAG